Proteins encoded by one window of Lacipirellulaceae bacterium:
- a CDS encoding efflux RND transporter periplasmic adaptor subunit encodes MNFITNRPLFGVVTTGLVCLLLGAIALLTRERWLPGFQSATTEPKAEHRLNSEEDHHSHAGHNEAASIELSANALRNISYKPFEVTSTQFVKKLSLPAIVVERPGRSQLHITSPLTGVVTAIHAVPGEAVGPEQPLFDMRLTHEELVAAQRDFLRTAENLDIVNREIARLEGLGEGVVAGRRILEQKYEKQKLEASLRAESEAMRLHGITEPQVQNILKTRRLFRSITVRAPKHTDEGESCSGEHLFQVQKLGTAQGEQVDAGRELAMLSDHCRLHIEAIAFEDDADAIRSAARANRNVTANLVSSNSKSGLINGLEILYVADQIDRVSRAFKIYLSLPNEVALDKTLPDGKRFIEWVYKPGQRLEVSVPIETWENQLVVPTTAVVDDGAESYVYRQNGDHFDQVPVHVVHRDRNAIVIANDGELFPGDVIAGSGAYQMHLALKNQAGGGVDPHAGHNH; translated from the coding sequence ATGAACTTTATAACAAATCGACCTTTGTTTGGCGTGGTAACAACGGGCCTCGTCTGCTTGCTCCTAGGTGCGATAGCCTTACTGACACGTGAGCGCTGGCTTCCAGGCTTCCAATCAGCAACGACTGAGCCTAAAGCAGAACACCGGCTCAACAGCGAGGAGGACCATCACAGTCATGCCGGCCACAACGAAGCTGCTTCAATCGAGTTGAGTGCGAACGCGCTACGAAACATTAGCTACAAACCATTCGAAGTGACTTCGACACAGTTCGTCAAGAAGCTTAGCTTGCCAGCGATAGTAGTGGAGCGGCCCGGACGTTCGCAGCTGCATATCACATCGCCATTGACTGGCGTTGTTACTGCGATTCACGCAGTTCCCGGAGAAGCGGTCGGACCAGAGCAGCCATTGTTTGATATGCGGTTAACTCACGAAGAACTCGTAGCGGCACAACGAGATTTTCTTCGTACCGCTGAGAACCTTGATATCGTTAACCGTGAGATTGCACGTCTTGAAGGCCTCGGAGAGGGAGTTGTCGCTGGCCGACGAATATTGGAGCAAAAATATGAAAAGCAAAAGCTTGAAGCATCCCTTCGCGCCGAGTCAGAGGCAATGCGTCTGCACGGAATCACTGAGCCGCAAGTACAAAATATCCTGAAAACACGTCGCCTTTTTCGTTCTATCACTGTCCGTGCCCCAAAGCACACCGATGAAGGCGAGTCTTGCTCAGGTGAACATCTGTTTCAAGTCCAGAAATTAGGCACTGCTCAGGGGGAACAGGTTGACGCTGGCCGTGAGCTTGCAATGCTCTCTGACCACTGCCGATTACATATTGAGGCGATTGCCTTCGAAGACGATGCCGATGCTATTCGTTCCGCAGCGAGAGCGAACAGGAACGTTACAGCTAACTTAGTCTCAAGCAACTCTAAGAGCGGACTCATTAACGGACTTGAAATACTTTATGTCGCTGATCAAATCGATCGTGTATCGCGGGCATTCAAGATTTATTTGAGTCTGCCAAACGAAGTGGCGCTCGACAAGACTCTTCCGGATGGTAAACGATTCATCGAGTGGGTCTACAAGCCTGGCCAGCGTCTGGAAGTTAGCGTACCGATCGAAACCTGGGAAAACCAACTGGTTGTTCCCACGACGGCAGTCGTCGATGACGGAGCAGAGTCGTATGTCTACCGACAAAATGGCGACCATTTCGATCAGGTCCCCGTACATGTAGTCCATCGCGACCGGAACGCCATTGTCATCGCTAATGACGGTGAGCTGTTTCCTGGCGATGTGATTGCCGGTAGCGGGGCGTATCAGATGCATCTGGCTCTCAAGAACCAAGCTGGCGGCGGGGTCGATCCGCACGCTGGGCATAACCATTAA
- a CDS encoding efflux RND transporter permease subunit, with translation MLNAIIRFSLHNRLLIIAGSLFLLGYGGWQAAQLPIDVFPNLNRPRVVVMTEAPGMAPEEVETLVTFPIETVLNGATGVQAVRTSSGIGLSVVYVEFDWGTDIYNDRQIVAERMALATETLPPGVRPQLMPISSIMGQIMILGMTAGEETTPIELRTLADWTVRQRLLTIPGVSQVIVMGGDRKQFQVLVDPDSMLRFGVTLHEIKQAIEDSNQNTAGGYLDEQGPSEFLVRSLGRVTSIEEIGDIVVKQRERQSITLSQVAKIVEGPQVKRGDSSAYARNESGEMVGGPAVALTILKQPQADTRDVTARVIKALKEMEPTLRDDVHVLPELYQQKEFIDLAVENVVEALRDGAILVVVILFLFLMNLRTTLITLTAIPLSIVITALVFAAFGLSVNTMTLGGIAVAIGELVDDAIVDVENIFRRLRENRQSDNPKHPLLVVFQASVEIRNSIVYGTIIVVLVFVPLFALSGMEGRLFTPLGISYIVSIVSSLLVSLTVTPVLSYLLLQGKGNAQEEKDGLLLRGLKRLADVVIRLSLRLSWLILAVAALTVVVAGWAVIQLESDFLPPFNEGAVQVNVLMPPGTSLATSNEVALRVEQRLAQLEDLTAFVRKTGRAELDEHAEGVNVTEIIASVDPHSERSREEIIEEINEALADIPGIVTAVEQPLAHLISHMLSGVKAQVAIKLYGDDLNELRRQAQGMEAAIQNVEGVRDLQVEQQVIIPQLRIEADSRKLKTFGLRRSDVNEFVETAMQGEVVSQVLNGQRTFDLLVRLGEEFREDLASLKRLQIDLPDGGRVKLEDVARIYKAGGPNTINREQVRRRIVVQCNVSGRGLVDVVEDIKQRLKPIVAELATGYFVEYSGQFESQQSASRTIAVLFAASLVGMFLVLYKMFQSANLALQVMVALPMAFIGSVAALYLTGQTLTIASMVGFISLCGIASRNGILLINHYLHLVKYEGEGWTRDMVVHAGKDRLAPVLMTALTSGIGLVPLALSAGEPGKEILYPVATVIIGGLITSTLLEFLVRPALFWTAGLNAARAVVESSKERVELIEEDELAATSTSAAT, from the coding sequence ATGCTGAACGCTATCATACGATTCTCGCTGCATAACCGCCTGTTAATCATAGCGGGTTCGCTATTCCTGCTGGGCTACGGTGGTTGGCAAGCTGCCCAATTGCCAATCGACGTGTTTCCCAACCTCAATCGACCCCGCGTGGTGGTAATGACTGAGGCTCCCGGTATGGCTCCGGAGGAAGTCGAAACACTGGTGACGTTTCCGATTGAGACGGTTCTCAACGGAGCAACCGGGGTGCAAGCCGTGCGGACTTCTTCAGGAATTGGGCTGTCGGTCGTGTATGTCGAGTTTGATTGGGGCACTGACATCTACAACGACCGCCAAATCGTCGCCGAACGGATGGCCTTGGCCACCGAAACGCTCCCGCCGGGCGTAAGACCTCAATTGATGCCCATTTCGTCGATCATGGGGCAAATCATGATCCTCGGCATGACCGCAGGTGAAGAGACTACGCCAATTGAACTGCGAACGCTTGCCGATTGGACGGTCAGACAACGGCTACTCACAATCCCCGGTGTGTCGCAGGTGATTGTGATGGGCGGCGACCGCAAACAGTTCCAAGTGCTTGTCGATCCCGACTCCATGCTTCGCTTCGGCGTCACTTTGCATGAAATCAAACAGGCCATCGAAGATAGCAACCAAAACACAGCGGGCGGATATCTCGATGAGCAAGGGCCGAGCGAATTCTTGGTCCGTTCCTTGGGCCGCGTAACCTCGATTGAGGAAATTGGCGACATTGTCGTAAAGCAGCGTGAGCGACAGTCGATCACACTCTCCCAAGTCGCCAAGATTGTCGAAGGGCCGCAAGTCAAGCGGGGCGACAGTTCTGCCTACGCCAGAAACGAAAGCGGCGAGATGGTTGGCGGCCCCGCCGTCGCACTTACCATTCTCAAGCAGCCACAGGCTGACACGCGAGATGTGACCGCGCGTGTTATCAAAGCACTTAAGGAAATGGAGCCGACGCTGCGGGACGATGTACATGTTCTCCCTGAACTCTATCAGCAGAAGGAGTTTATCGATCTGGCTGTAGAAAATGTCGTAGAGGCACTCCGCGACGGGGCAATTTTAGTGGTCGTTATCCTCTTTCTGTTCCTGATGAACCTCCGCACTACGCTCATCACACTCACGGCCATTCCATTATCGATCGTCATCACAGCGCTCGTATTTGCCGCCTTCGGCCTCTCAGTCAATACGATGACCCTCGGGGGTATTGCGGTCGCGATCGGCGAACTGGTGGATGACGCGATTGTCGATGTCGAGAACATCTTTCGTCGGCTCCGCGAGAATCGCCAGAGCGATAACCCAAAGCACCCGTTGTTAGTGGTCTTTCAGGCGAGCGTGGAGATTCGCAACTCGATTGTCTACGGGACGATCATCGTTGTACTCGTCTTCGTGCCGTTGTTTGCCCTGTCGGGAATGGAAGGGCGGTTGTTTACTCCGCTAGGAATATCCTACATCGTCTCGATTGTCTCATCGCTCCTTGTTTCACTTACCGTCACTCCGGTGCTTAGTTACTTGCTATTGCAAGGTAAAGGGAATGCCCAGGAAGAAAAGGATGGCTTGCTGCTTCGCGGATTGAAGCGTCTTGCCGATGTGGTAATTCGGCTTAGCTTGCGGCTGTCATGGCTGATCCTCGCAGTTGCCGCTCTTACCGTGGTGGTCGCTGGCTGGGCAGTAATCCAACTAGAAAGTGATTTCTTGCCGCCGTTCAATGAAGGGGCAGTGCAAGTCAATGTGCTGATGCCACCTGGAACATCGCTAGCGACTTCCAACGAGGTTGCACTGCGAGTTGAGCAAAGACTAGCTCAACTGGAGGACCTTACTGCGTTTGTTCGCAAAACGGGCCGTGCGGAGTTGGACGAACATGCCGAAGGGGTCAATGTCACCGAAATCATCGCCTCAGTCGATCCACACTCTGAGCGGTCAAGGGAAGAAATCATCGAAGAGATTAACGAAGCCTTGGCCGACATTCCTGGGATTGTCACTGCCGTCGAACAGCCGCTTGCCCATTTGATCTCGCATATGCTCTCAGGCGTCAAAGCGCAAGTCGCCATCAAACTCTACGGTGACGACTTAAATGAGCTGCGTCGTCAAGCTCAGGGCATGGAGGCGGCAATTCAGAATGTCGAAGGGGTACGCGATCTGCAAGTCGAGCAGCAGGTCATCATTCCGCAGCTACGTATTGAGGCGGATAGTCGAAAGCTAAAAACCTTCGGTCTGCGTCGTTCCGACGTCAATGAATTCGTTGAAACAGCTATGCAAGGCGAGGTCGTTTCTCAAGTGCTTAACGGCCAGCGCACTTTTGACTTGCTAGTCCGCTTAGGCGAGGAATTCCGGGAAGACTTGGCCTCGCTGAAACGATTGCAAATCGACCTGCCAGACGGTGGTCGGGTGAAGCTGGAAGATGTCGCCCGTATCTACAAAGCGGGTGGTCCCAACACGATCAACCGAGAACAGGTGCGTCGTCGCATCGTCGTGCAGTGCAATGTGTCGGGCCGCGGGCTGGTCGATGTGGTCGAGGATATCAAGCAACGTCTTAAACCGATTGTAGCAGAGCTAGCCACAGGATACTTCGTTGAGTACAGCGGACAATTTGAGAGCCAGCAGTCGGCGTCTCGAACGATTGCCGTCCTCTTTGCCGCCTCACTGGTTGGCATGTTTCTTGTGCTTTACAAAATGTTCCAGTCAGCCAACCTGGCTTTGCAAGTGATGGTGGCCCTGCCGATGGCCTTCATTGGCAGCGTCGCCGCACTCTACCTCACAGGGCAGACACTCACGATTGCCAGCATGGTCGGATTTATTTCCTTATGCGGCATTGCGTCTCGCAACGGCATCCTGCTCATTAACCACTACTTGCACCTTGTGAAATACGAAGGAGAAGGGTGGACCCGCGATATGGTGGTCCATGCTGGAAAAGATCGATTAGCTCCCGTGTTGATGACCGCGCTTACCTCTGGCATTGGGCTCGTACCATTGGCACTTTCGGCGGGCGAGCCAGGTAAAGAGATTCTCTACCCTGTGGCGACTGTCATTATTGGGGGGCTGATTACAAGTACGCTGCTGGAATTTCTCGTCCGACCCGCTCTGTTTTGGACAGCAGGCTTGAACGCCGCGCGGGCAGTGGTCGAGTCATCGAAAGAGCGTGTGGAACTAATCGAAGAGGATGAACTTGCCGCCACCTCCACCAGTGCGGCCACATAA
- a CDS encoding heavy metal translocating P-type ATPase gives MSQEIQLRIHGMDCAEEVGILKRELVPLLGRDERLAFDLLNGKLTVDLQGVDVPIEKIWAAIERTGLRAEVWGDDPKSDSDLTFWKRNQRAILTTTSGVAGAIGLGLQLTLSKADETVSLLAIVFYLAGIIAGLVMVLPKAWRSFVSVRPDMNLLMSIAVVGAVLIGEWFEGSAVAFLFSFSLLLESWSVARARRAIASLMDLSPPTAHLQDEAGEVKDVPPADVPVGSTVVVRPGEKMPLDGRVIRGISGVNQAPITGESVPADKEAGDEVFAGTINGDGLLEIKTTKAAADTTLARIIKMVGDAGSKRAPSEKWVEKFAAIYTPVVMIVALLMLVIPTLAFGGEWSEWLYRSLVLLVIACPCALVISTPVSVVAALAAAARNGVLIKGGVFIEIPARLKAIAMDKTGTLTRGEPAVVDVVPMNGHDDAELLMRAGALELNNNHPLARAIVEEAKNRNLQLVPADKFETIQGKGAAGILNGKPFWLGSHRFLEERGQETPEIHEQLESMQEAGRTVVVIGNNEHVCGFITLADAIRKETRNAIAQLHEAGVEQLVMLTGDNEGTAKAIAREAGIDEVHAELLPEDKVTAIERLVKRHKHVAMIGDGVNDAPALARASLGLAMGAAGSDAAIETADIALMSDDLSKLPWLIHHSRRTLRVIRQNIIFSLAIKVLFVVLTFAGFASLWAAIAADMGASLLVIGNGLRLLKS, from the coding sequence ATGTCACAAGAAATTCAACTACGTATTCATGGGATGGATTGTGCCGAAGAAGTCGGGATTCTCAAGAGAGAGTTAGTGCCGTTGTTGGGTAGAGATGAGCGATTAGCGTTTGATTTACTCAACGGTAAACTGACCGTTGACCTTCAAGGGGTCGATGTACCAATCGAGAAGATCTGGGCAGCGATTGAGCGTACCGGTTTGCGTGCCGAAGTATGGGGCGATGATCCAAAGAGCGACAGCGATTTGACGTTTTGGAAACGCAACCAACGTGCAATCCTAACTACGACTAGTGGCGTGGCCGGTGCGATCGGTTTGGGATTGCAACTGACGCTCAGCAAAGCGGACGAGACTGTTTCTTTACTGGCCATCGTTTTTTATCTCGCTGGCATCATCGCTGGTCTGGTGATGGTCCTCCCGAAGGCTTGGCGGTCGTTCGTTTCAGTTCGTCCTGATATGAACCTCTTGATGTCTATCGCAGTTGTGGGGGCGGTACTTATCGGCGAATGGTTCGAGGGTTCAGCAGTTGCTTTCCTGTTTTCGTTCTCACTACTGCTTGAGTCATGGAGTGTAGCCCGAGCACGCCGAGCCATTGCTTCATTGATGGACTTGTCACCGCCGACCGCTCATCTGCAGGATGAAGCGGGTGAAGTTAAGGACGTACCTCCAGCGGATGTCCCTGTTGGATCTACGGTTGTTGTTCGTCCAGGTGAGAAAATGCCGCTTGATGGGCGAGTCATTCGTGGCATCAGCGGCGTGAATCAAGCACCTATTACCGGAGAAAGCGTGCCGGCAGATAAGGAAGCTGGTGATGAAGTGTTCGCCGGAACCATAAATGGAGACGGCCTGTTAGAGATCAAAACAACCAAAGCTGCTGCTGATACGACGCTTGCTCGCATCATCAAAATGGTCGGTGACGCAGGCTCCAAGCGTGCTCCATCGGAGAAATGGGTGGAGAAGTTCGCAGCCATCTATACACCCGTAGTTATGATTGTTGCCTTACTGATGCTGGTGATTCCAACGCTGGCTTTCGGAGGTGAGTGGTCCGAATGGCTCTACCGCTCGCTCGTATTGCTGGTAATCGCGTGCCCATGTGCACTCGTGATTTCAACACCTGTGAGTGTCGTAGCTGCCTTGGCTGCTGCTGCTCGCAACGGCGTTCTCATTAAGGGGGGAGTATTTATTGAAATCCCCGCTCGATTAAAGGCCATAGCGATGGATAAGACCGGCACATTGACACGGGGGGAACCGGCAGTTGTTGACGTAGTACCGATGAACGGACATGACGACGCGGAACTTCTGATGAGAGCCGGTGCATTAGAACTAAACAACAACCATCCCTTGGCTCGTGCGATTGTTGAAGAAGCCAAAAACCGAAACCTGCAACTCGTCCCAGCCGACAAGTTCGAAACCATTCAAGGCAAGGGGGCAGCGGGAATCCTTAACGGCAAGCCCTTTTGGCTGGGTTCGCATCGCTTCTTGGAAGAACGTGGGCAGGAAACTCCTGAGATTCACGAGCAATTGGAGTCCATGCAGGAAGCCGGACGGACCGTCGTTGTAATTGGAAACAATGAGCACGTTTGTGGATTCATCACACTGGCGGATGCCATTCGCAAAGAAACCCGTAACGCGATTGCCCAACTTCACGAAGCGGGTGTCGAGCAACTCGTGATGCTGACCGGTGACAACGAAGGCACGGCCAAAGCGATCGCTAGGGAAGCAGGCATTGACGAAGTTCATGCAGAGTTACTTCCTGAAGACAAAGTGACTGCCATCGAGCGGCTAGTCAAACGACACAAACACGTTGCAATGATCGGCGACGGCGTTAACGACGCACCGGCACTGGCTCGTGCATCTCTTGGTCTTGCGATGGGAGCTGCCGGAAGTGACGCTGCCATTGAAACGGCTGACATCGCGTTAATGTCTGACGATCTCTCAAAGCTGCCTTGGTTAATTCACCATTCACGTCGCACCCTGCGAGTAATTCGTCAAAACATTATCTTTTCGCTCGCCATCAAGGTGCTATTCGTGGTTCTGACATTTGCTGGTTTCGCATCACTATGGGCCGCAATAGCTGCTGATATGGGAGCGTCCCTGCTCGTTATTGGGAATGGCTTGCGTCTGCTCAAATCGTGA
- a CDS encoding strawberry notch family protein, producing the protein MPNAVVKVSRICSKENQRASSEKQMLLDFDAAPKLPPRPEAPRDTSPVSQLALRFSALLAQDTTVNFTNPAVELLAVEFFGSRAGHARDTYDAVEAGFNLYVRQAELDLENPESVIAWLSDAEKRLPRQSKRDERQIELQQFSTPPTLAYVLSKVAAIQAEQSVLEPSAGTGNIAVFAKLAGGDVTANEIDDRRLGLLRLQGYQPTSVDAERLDNLLPAGALFDVVTMNPPFSATGGRVNGHSTAFGARHVEQALLRLKPGGRLVAIVGRGMGLERPTMRNWWTRIGKRFNVRANIGLDGRHYGKFGTTFDQQLIVLDNTGPTKSIDKVITGGGLSPFEAYETLKHLATENIREQTATMIPRGVATSAIPKMSRKLTGARTLFDEEPVQAVVEPAATIPDSVGQLDTNAKAELVDVEEGSVFAAYRVQKAVVQGSHPHPANVVESTAMACVEPPAVTYQHHLPKEVIAESRVSNIQIEDVIYAGQATSVLLSDGSRKGHWNGDGTGIGKGRELYAFIFNEYAQGRTRHVHISATHQLCTDAERDRDALGLPLPLIHQAKLKPDDAILADQGVVFSTYTMLSNDFGGGRRRFKQLTEWLGDDFDGVIAFDEAHLMKNAAATPHGGKATVDRGTLRGNMGIALQRMFPDARVRYFSATGATEARHMAPYERLGLWGPGAPFASFQSFLIAMEQGGVAAMEMLCRDLKSVGTYLSRTISYGPSREPDGSVAPNSAVEYEPLLHRLSEAERRQYDSIADLWSEILFAFEGAEGNANEKRNGHRYSQFYSAQQRFFLQLMMAYTLPDLIPAIENDLASGRSIVLSLFNTGESQTERKVQQARASGIDLSELDATPREMIVQLVQNHFPIHQFIEKTDPVTGNVVRVRVEDEDGNPEINRENQRQQEALLDKIADLDFPQNPLDAIISHFGVENVAEISGRSHRFEHGKYVRRKLRGVSRRELNAHETKLFQNGEKRIAIISGAGSTGISTHADRHAKNQDRRVFYAFQLSWSADQQMQAFGRVHRSNQSSAPIVRLVLVDLAGQKRLVNSVSKRLAALGALTKGERHSLSSDLFRPEDVTDHFGKSALSKLYREVQLNEHLEAGLSLSTLDRMGVLNSERSAVRDSYASNVEQFLNRIMVLHVVDQNRIFDLFYERYQRSVEAAKRQGSFDFGVEEVRATKLRQVGEPEVLFTDPASGAETKLHELEGQVKVLRNSFTVAVSDAKLGFFQNLKSGRLYAVAPHWSDERNDLSLTSVRGQARSIERSELVAKYREVEKFDAKQWWDAEFERTPSTESRKFYVLSGAIFPIYDKVMGRTGIQTAKIARARLADGSSLVGLRLNSQDVPQVKERLGIGTPLAAASIEELTELVAGGSTLELDNGWRLRRAMISGDRVIELVLSGVPANRDELRGYGLIEESIHFKRRWFVLIEDAKPVLEKLLMIRKAVRNTIEFDSLVPGMKQPKKAVS; encoded by the coding sequence ATGCCAAATGCAGTAGTCAAAGTAAGCCGTATATGTAGTAAGGAGAATCAGAGAGCTTCGTCAGAAAAGCAGATGTTGCTGGACTTCGATGCAGCACCTAAGCTTCCGCCAAGGCCAGAGGCTCCCAGAGATACTTCCCCTGTCAGTCAGCTAGCTCTTCGGTTTTCAGCGCTTCTCGCTCAAGACACGACCGTTAACTTCACTAATCCAGCAGTTGAGCTGCTCGCTGTTGAGTTCTTCGGCTCGCGAGCTGGTCATGCTAGGGATACTTACGATGCTGTTGAAGCGGGTTTCAATCTCTATGTTCGACAGGCTGAACTTGACCTAGAGAATCCAGAGAGCGTCATAGCCTGGCTAAGCGATGCCGAAAAGCGGCTTCCAAGGCAGAGTAAACGTGATGAGCGGCAAATTGAGCTGCAGCAGTTCAGCACGCCTCCAACGCTTGCCTACGTTCTCTCAAAAGTGGCTGCAATTCAAGCAGAGCAATCGGTCCTTGAGCCAAGTGCTGGTACAGGCAACATCGCTGTGTTCGCGAAACTAGCTGGTGGCGACGTCACAGCCAATGAGATTGACGACAGACGCCTTGGCCTGCTTCGTCTTCAAGGCTATCAACCTACGAGTGTCGATGCAGAGAGGCTCGACAACCTGCTACCAGCAGGTGCATTGTTTGATGTCGTTACAATGAACCCGCCATTCTCAGCAACCGGCGGGAGAGTCAACGGGCACAGCACAGCCTTTGGTGCTCGGCACGTTGAGCAAGCTCTGCTTCGCCTCAAGCCAGGAGGAAGGCTAGTTGCGATCGTTGGCCGTGGGATGGGCCTTGAGCGGCCAACGATGCGTAACTGGTGGACCCGCATTGGAAAACGTTTTAACGTGCGGGCCAACATTGGTTTGGACGGGCGGCACTACGGCAAGTTTGGAACAACATTCGATCAGCAGCTCATTGTTCTCGACAACACCGGGCCAACCAAGAGCATTGATAAGGTAATAACCGGCGGTGGGCTTAGTCCGTTTGAGGCATACGAAACGCTCAAACATCTCGCAACGGAAAACATCAGAGAGCAAACGGCGACGATGATTCCAAGGGGTGTGGCAACTTCTGCCATACCTAAAATGTCAAGGAAGCTTACGGGGGCAAGGACACTCTTTGATGAGGAGCCAGTACAAGCAGTTGTCGAGCCTGCGGCGACCATTCCAGACTCAGTGGGGCAGCTTGATACGAACGCCAAGGCTGAGCTTGTTGACGTTGAAGAGGGATCGGTCTTTGCCGCTTATCGCGTCCAAAAAGCGGTCGTTCAGGGCTCTCACCCTCATCCAGCGAACGTGGTTGAGTCGACGGCGATGGCCTGCGTTGAACCACCGGCTGTTACCTATCAGCATCACTTGCCAAAAGAAGTAATTGCTGAATCGCGAGTGTCAAACATTCAGATTGAGGACGTAATTTACGCTGGACAAGCAACCAGCGTTTTGCTTTCTGACGGTAGCCGCAAAGGCCATTGGAACGGTGACGGCACGGGAATCGGAAAAGGGCGAGAACTCTATGCATTCATCTTCAACGAGTATGCTCAAGGCAGAACCCGTCACGTCCACATTTCAGCCACGCATCAGCTATGCACCGATGCTGAGCGTGACCGTGACGCTTTGGGTTTGCCGCTTCCCCTCATCCATCAGGCGAAGCTAAAGCCAGACGATGCCATCCTCGCTGACCAAGGTGTCGTGTTCTCGACCTACACCATGTTAAGCAATGATTTCGGAGGCGGCAGGCGACGCTTCAAGCAACTAACTGAATGGCTAGGCGATGACTTCGATGGCGTCATCGCATTCGATGAAGCTCACTTAATGAAGAATGCTGCTGCAACCCCGCATGGTGGTAAAGCTACGGTTGATCGCGGGACGCTTCGTGGAAATATGGGAATCGCTCTACAACGAATGTTTCCTGACGCTCGTGTTCGATACTTCTCAGCTACGGGAGCTACCGAAGCCCGTCACATGGCACCCTATGAGCGACTTGGACTCTGGGGACCAGGGGCACCTTTCGCAAGCTTTCAGTCTTTTCTGATTGCTATGGAACAAGGGGGTGTTGCCGCAATGGAAATGCTCTGTCGCGACCTTAAAAGTGTTGGAACGTATCTTTCTCGAACCATCAGCTACGGTCCAAGTAGAGAGCCTGACGGTTCCGTCGCTCCTAATTCGGCAGTTGAGTATGAGCCGCTTTTACATCGCCTCTCAGAAGCTGAGCGTCGTCAGTACGACAGTATCGCTGATCTTTGGTCAGAGATTCTGTTTGCTTTTGAGGGGGCTGAAGGTAACGCCAATGAAAAGCGAAACGGACATCGCTATTCTCAGTTCTACTCTGCTCAACAACGATTCTTTCTCCAGCTGATGATGGCCTACACCCTCCCCGACCTAATTCCAGCTATCGAAAATGACTTAGCTTCTGGGCGATCCATTGTGCTTAGTCTCTTCAATACTGGAGAATCTCAAACCGAGCGAAAAGTACAGCAAGCTCGTGCTTCTGGTATTGATCTTTCAGAGCTAGACGCAACGCCGCGAGAGATGATTGTGCAGCTCGTCCAAAACCATTTCCCGATTCATCAGTTCATCGAGAAAACTGACCCAGTAACAGGAAATGTCGTACGCGTTCGAGTTGAAGACGAGGACGGCAATCCTGAGATCAATCGCGAGAACCAACGCCAGCAGGAAGCGCTGCTGGACAAGATTGCTGACCTTGACTTCCCACAGAATCCGCTTGACGCCATCATTTCCCACTTTGGAGTTGAGAACGTCGCTGAAATCAGTGGGAGAAGCCATCGCTTTGAACACGGGAAGTACGTCAGGCGAAAGCTTCGCGGTGTATCTCGTAGAGAACTCAATGCACACGAGACAAAACTCTTCCAGAACGGCGAGAAGCGGATTGCGATTATCTCCGGAGCTGGTTCCACAGGAATCAGCACCCATGCCGACAGACACGCTAAGAACCAAGACCGAAGGGTCTTTTACGCCTTTCAGCTTTCGTGGTCAGCAGACCAGCAGATGCAAGCCTTTGGTCGCGTGCATCGCTCAAATCAATCGTCTGCACCAATCGTTCGACTCGTCCTCGTCGATCTGGCTGGGCAAAAACGACTTGTCAATTCCGTCTCAAAGCGGCTCGCAGCACTCGGAGCACTCACTAAAGGCGAGCGGCACTCTCTTTCGAGTGATCTCTTTCGCCCCGAGGACGTAACGGATCATTTTGGGAAAAGTGCTCTTTCAAAGCTCTATCGAGAGGTGCAGCTAAACGAACACCTGGAAGCTGGCCTGAGTCTTAGCACCCTTGACCGCATGGGCGTGCTCAACAGTGAAAGATCAGCCGTCCGCGACAGCTACGCGTCTAACGTTGAGCAATTTCTAAACCGCATCATGGTGCTCCACGTTGTAGACCAGAATAGAATCTTTGACCTCTTCTATGAGCGGTATCAGCGATCAGTCGAAGCAGCCAAACGGCAGGGCTCGTTTGACTTTGGCGTTGAGGAAGTCAGGGCAACAAAGCTTCGTCAAGTCGGTGAGCCAGAAGTGCTCTTCACTGACCCAGCCTCAGGTGCTGAAACAAAGCTCCATGAGCTTGAAGGCCAAGTTAAGGTTCTTCGGAACTCGTTTACTGTTGCAGTATCTGATGCGAAGCTTGGCTTTTTTCAGAACCTAAAAAGCGGTCGCTTATACGCCGTAGCTCCTCATTGGAGCGATGAGCGAAACGACCTATCGCTTACTTCAGTAAGGGGCCAAGCTCGCTCAATTGAACGCAGCGAGCTCGTGGCAAAGTATCGTGAAGTCGAGAAATTCGATGCCAAGCAGTGGTGGGACGCTGAGTTTGAGCGAACTCCAAGCACTGAATCACGTAAGTTCTATGTGCTTAGCGGGGCTATCTTTCCCATTTACGATAAGGTGATGGGGCGAACCGGAATTCAGACGGCGAAGATTGCTCGGGCAAGACTTGCTGACGGATCATCGCTCGTAGGACTCAGGCTGAATTCTCAAGACGTTCCGCAAGTGAAAGAACGTCTTGGAATCGGTACTCCCCTCGCCGCTGCCTCGATTGAAGAGCTAACTGAGCTGGTAGCCGGAGGTTCAACGCTTGAGCTTGATAACGGGTGGAGACTTCGACGTGCTATGATCTCAGGCGACAGAGTGATCGAGCTTGTTCTAAGCGGTGTACCAGCTAATCGCGATGAGCTTCGAGGTTATGGCCTCATAGAGGAAAGCATTCACTTTAAGCGTCGTTGGTTCGTCTTGATAGAAGATGCAAAACCCGTACTAGAAAAGCTCTTGATGATACGAAAGGCAGTGCGAAATACGATCGAATTTGATTCGCTTGTTCCGGGAATGAAGCAGCCTAAGAAAGCAGTCTCCTAA